From a region of the Mycobacterium intracellulare ATCC 13950 genome:
- a CDS encoding helix-turn-helix transcriptional regulator, whose amino-acid sequence MRRSLGALSNGEFQGVALVGDSGVGKSTLARMLAKTVESAGRTVRFALGTQTGRAVPLGAFSRAVSLGVAHEPAIMLAAAHHTLSQDKNLVVVVDDAQLLDPLSATFVNQLAAGRSAKLIVTIRSGDSVLDAVTALLKERLLLTVHIDPFTREQTELLACAVLGGPVDPRLVDELSERSAGNLLLLRGFLTAGRENGALVQGEHGWQLQGPLRADRELYDVLEFQLRSLTPAELEVVEILATGEVLGWEVLREICDADAMANLERRGLIQLVADGSHALAQLNNPMLGEAATRHAGMVRIRELNGELARALQKQQRAGSRLPGLPGPQGRIRLAQFMMRSDLQPDLEMVIKAGMDALAMSNVGLGEELARFAVDRGGGLPAALVLAEAVSWQGRGEEADAVLVDAEPDGGDEWLIARWGCLRAANLYWGCGDVESATQVLDDVKKLVSSELCLRLINGLEVSMAYFRGDVETTIELGPGLCQPDALPMATVWAVFPTCCALAGAGRFSEVPRLAAIGARAAELCGLGPHRFNIGMAEVMAATAAGDYRAAEQIYERYAAMAAGLLAAEAMVDAMLGLVQVARGELASACAVFTNATAVFAQGFPSPWLIVVAALHAQAEGARGDSAAAAAALRRAEKNYGPHVAVFLPELELARAWERAAAGDTSAAQAHATQAAQIARAAKMHAVEMRARHTAVRFGDPSQATPLEKLARILNTPLAAAVADHACALAKHDGALLDAAAGRFADLGALALAADAWAQAAGEHGRRGDRGKKFESSTRAHALASHCELHTPAVESAARPLPFSGRERQIVMLVAAGLSNRQIADQLVISVRTVEGHLYRLFAKLGINTREQLICLMRREPSMRSELSRRGDESLRYERHDHPRTG is encoded by the coding sequence CGGTGGAGTCGGCGGGGCGCACGGTGCGATTTGCGCTGGGCACTCAAACGGGTCGTGCTGTGCCGTTGGGTGCGTTTTCTCGCGCGGTGAGCCTTGGGGTGGCACACGAGCCGGCGATCATGCTGGCCGCCGCGCATCACACCTTGAGCCAGGACAAGAACCTGGTGGTGGTGGTCGACGACGCGCAGCTGCTCGATCCGCTGTCGGCCACCTTCGTCAATCAGCTTGCGGCCGGCCGCAGCGCGAAGTTGATCGTGACCATCCGGTCCGGCGATTCGGTCTTGGACGCGGTGACCGCATTGTTGAAAGAGCGCCTGTTGCTGACCGTTCACATCGATCCGTTCACGCGCGAGCAAACCGAGCTATTGGCCTGTGCGGTTCTGGGTGGTCCGGTCGACCCACGCTTGGTCGACGAGTTGTCGGAGCGCAGTGCGGGAAACCTGTTGCTCCTACGCGGATTTCTGACCGCCGGCCGCGAAAATGGGGCCCTGGTTCAGGGCGAACACGGCTGGCAACTCCAAGGCCCGCTGCGCGCAGATCGCGAACTTTACGACGTTCTGGAGTTTCAGCTGCGCTCGCTGACCCCAGCGGAGCTGGAGGTCGTGGAGATCTTGGCCACCGGCGAGGTGCTGGGGTGGGAGGTCCTGCGGGAGATCTGCGATGCCGACGCGATGGCGAACCTGGAGCGTCGTGGTCTGATCCAGTTGGTCGCCGACGGATCCCACGCTCTGGCGCAGTTGAACAACCCGATGCTTGGTGAAGCGGCGACCCGCCACGCCGGGATGGTGCGCATCCGGGAACTCAACGGCGAATTGGCGCGAGCCCTTCAAAAGCAGCAGCGGGCAGGGAGCCGGCTGCCGGGGTTGCCCGGCCCACAGGGACGAATTCGGCTGGCCCAGTTCATGATGCGAAGCGACCTACAGCCCGACCTGGAGATGGTCATCAAGGCGGGGATGGACGCGCTGGCGATGTCGAATGTGGGGTTGGGCGAGGAGTTGGCGAGGTTCGCGGTCGATCGCGGCGGCGGTCTGCCGGCCGCTCTGGTGCTCGCCGAGGCGGTGAGCTGGCAGGGGCGCGGCGAGGAGGCCGACGCCGTGCTCGTCGACGCCGAGCCCGACGGCGGCGACGAGTGGCTGATCGCGCGGTGGGGCTGCCTGCGCGCTGCCAACTTGTACTGGGGTTGCGGGGACGTCGAATCCGCCACCCAGGTACTCGATGACGTGAAAAAGCTTGTCTCGTCCGAGTTGTGCCTCCGCCTCATCAACGGGCTGGAGGTCTCCATGGCGTACTTCCGTGGCGACGTAGAGACGACGATCGAACTCGGGCCGGGCCTATGCCAACCCGATGCACTGCCGATGGCGACCGTGTGGGCGGTTTTCCCGACATGTTGTGCGTTGGCGGGAGCCGGGCGGTTTTCCGAGGTTCCCCGCTTGGCGGCCATCGGGGCGCGCGCGGCCGAGCTGTGCGGATTGGGACCGCATCGATTCAACATCGGCATGGCCGAGGTCATGGCGGCGACGGCCGCCGGCGACTATCGGGCGGCGGAGCAGATCTACGAGCGTTACGCCGCGATGGCCGCCGGCCTTCTTGCCGCGGAGGCCATGGTCGACGCGATGCTCGGGCTGGTGCAGGTAGCCCGCGGTGAGCTGGCGTCAGCGTGCGCTGTATTCACCAATGCCACTGCGGTATTCGCCCAGGGGTTTCCGTCGCCGTGGCTGATCGTGGTGGCCGCCCTCCATGCCCAGGCCGAGGGGGCGCGGGGCGACAGTGCGGCGGCCGCCGCGGCGCTGCGGCGAGCGGAGAAAAACTACGGACCGCATGTCGCGGTGTTCCTGCCCGAACTCGAGCTCGCCCGGGCCTGGGAACGGGCAGCTGCCGGTGACACGTCGGCCGCCCAAGCGCACGCGACGCAAGCGGCGCAGATCGCGCGAGCGGCCAAGATGCATGCGGTGGAGATGCGGGCACGCCACACGGCCGTGCGCTTCGGCGATCCCTCGCAGGCCACGCCGCTGGAGAAACTCGCTCGTATCCTGAACACCCCGTTGGCCGCGGCGGTCGCCGACCATGCCTGCGCTCTGGCGAAACACGACGGTGCCCTGCTCGATGCCGCTGCGGGTCGGTTCGCTGATCTCGGCGCATTGGCGCTTGCCGCGGACGCGTGGGCGCAGGCGGCGGGCGAGCATGGCCGCCGAGGCGATCGCGGCAAGAAATTTGAGTCGTCGACCCGGGCGCACGCTTTGGCGAGCCATTGCGAGTTGCACACACCGGCGGTCGAGAGCGCGGCACGCCCACTTCCCTTCAGCGGCCGTGAGCGCCAGATCGTCATGCTGGTCGCGGCCGGTTTGTCCAACCGGCAGATCGCCGACCAGTTGGTCATCTCGGTGCGCACGGTGGAGGGACACCTGTATCGGCTTTTCGCCAAACTCGGGATCAACACTCGCGAGCAGCTCATCTGCCTGATGCGCAGGGAGCCGTCCATGCGAAGCGAGTTGTCACGTCGCGGCGACGAGTCGCTGCGTTACGAGCGCCACGATCACCCGCGGACCGGCTGA
- a CDS encoding helix-turn-helix transcriptional regulator — MRRSLAALNNGDFHGVALIGDSGVGKSTLARMLAKTVESAGRTVRFALGTQTGWAVPLGAFSRAVSLGVGHEPAIMLAAAHNTLSQDKNLVVVVDDAQLLDPLSATLVNQLAAGGGARLIVTIRSGEPVLDALTVLLKERLLLTVHIDPFTREQTELLAGTVLGGPVDPRLVDELFERSAGNPLLLRGFLTAGRESGTLVHAEHGWQLQGPLRADRELRDALEFRLQSLTPEELEVVEVLATAEVLEWEILRDICDADAMANLERRGLIQLVADGTHTLAQLNHPMLGEAATRHAGIVRSRQLNGILAKTLRRHLRAGGRRSHFADPRGRIRLAQFMLRSDLEPDLEVVIDAAASALAMSNVALGEELAKFAVERGGGLPAALVLAEAVSWQGRGEEAESILLDVDLSDADDWLIARWGCLRAANLAWGCGDAETATRVVAEARQRLVAEGALQLLAALEISIGFFCGDIETTIELGPRLCEADVVPMATVWAAVATCGALMAAGRFSEVSRIAAAGVRATALCRAGAQRFAIGMAEVMVATAAGDYPAADRIHRRYAALATGLPAAKAMVDAMLGLVQVSRGELSSACATLDRSISQLSQGFPSPWLLVVAALLAQAEGARGDGAAAGAALRRAEETYGPHVGVFLPELELARAWERAAAGDTSAAQSHAMQAAQIARAAAMHVAEMRARHAAVRFGDRSQATRVDELARMLGSSSAQAVADQARGLAQHDGDLLDVAAHKFADLGALAFAADASAQAAGEHARRGERRKEVESSSWAHALAGQCGVRTPALEAAARPLPFSGRERQIVLLVAAGLSNRQIADRLVISVRTVEGHLYRLFTKLGVNNRDQLVQLLNLDWSATHDDDSSTS, encoded by the coding sequence TTGCGCCGGTCGCTGGCCGCGCTGAACAACGGGGACTTCCACGGTGTGGCGCTGATCGGCGACAGTGGCGTGGGCAAGTCGACCTTGGCGCGCATGCTCGCGAAGACGGTGGAGTCGGCCGGGCGCACGGTGCGATTTGCACTGGGCACCCAAACGGGCTGGGCCGTGCCGCTGGGCGCCTTTTCGCGCGCGGTGAGCCTCGGGGTGGGGCATGAACCGGCAATCATGCTGGCCGCCGCCCATAACACCCTGAGCCAGGACAAGAACCTGGTGGTGGTGGTCGACGACGCGCAGCTGCTCGATCCGCTGTCGGCCACCTTGGTCAATCAGCTTGCGGCCGGCGGCGGCGCGCGGTTGATCGTGACGATCCGGTCCGGTGAGCCGGTGCTGGACGCGTTGACGGTGTTGCTGAAAGAGCGCCTGTTGTTGACCGTTCACATCGACCCGTTTACGCGCGAGCAGACCGAGCTATTGGCCGGCACGGTTCTGGGTGGTCCGGTCGACCCGCGACTGGTCGACGAGTTGTTCGAGCGCAGCGCCGGCAACCCGTTGCTACTGCGGGGCTTTCTGACGGCCGGCCGCGAAAGCGGGACCTTGGTTCACGCCGAGCATGGCTGGCAACTACAAGGCCCGCTGCGGGCGGATCGCGAACTGCGCGACGCTTTGGAGTTCCGGTTGCAGTCGCTGACTCCAGAGGAGTTGGAGGTGGTCGAGGTCTTGGCCACCGCCGAGGTGTTGGAGTGGGAGATCCTGCGCGACATCTGCGATGCCGACGCGATGGCAAACCTCGAGCGTCGTGGTCTGATCCAGTTGGTCGCCGACGGAACCCACACCCTGGCGCAACTCAATCACCCCATGCTCGGTGAAGCGGCCACCCGCCACGCGGGGATAGTGCGCTCGCGGCAGCTCAACGGCATCCTGGCGAAAACCCTTCGGAGGCACCTGAGGGCGGGCGGGCGGCGCTCGCACTTCGCCGATCCGCGAGGCCGAATCCGGTTGGCTCAGTTCATGTTGCGCAGCGACCTGGAGCCCGACCTAGAGGTGGTCATCGATGCGGCGGCCAGCGCACTGGCGATGTCGAACGTGGCGCTTGGTGAGGAACTGGCCAAGTTCGCGGTCGAACGCGGTGGTGGCCTGCCGGCCGCTCTGGTGCTTGCCGAGGCGGTGAGTTGGCAGGGGCGCGGCGAGGAGGCCGAATCCATTCTGCTGGACGTCGACCTCAGTGACGCCGACGACTGGCTGATCGCGCGGTGGGGCTGCCTGCGCGCCGCCAACTTGGCGTGGGGATGCGGTGACGCCGAAACCGCGACGCGCGTAGTGGCCGAGGCGAGGCAGCGCCTCGTGGCCGAGGGCGCCCTCCAGCTGCTCGCCGCGCTGGAGATATCAATCGGGTTCTTCTGCGGCGACATTGAGACGACGATCGAGCTCGGGCCGCGTCTGTGCGAGGCCGACGTAGTGCCGATGGCGACCGTGTGGGCGGCCGTCGCGACATGCGGCGCCTTGATGGCGGCCGGGCGCTTTTCCGAAGTCAGCCGCATCGCCGCTGCCGGTGTGCGCGCGACGGCACTCTGCAGGGCGGGCGCGCAGCGATTCGCCATCGGAATGGCCGAGGTCATGGTCGCGACCGCGGCCGGCGACTACCCGGCGGCCGACCGAATCCATAGGCGCTACGCCGCGCTGGCCACCGGTCTCCCCGCGGCGAAGGCCATGGTTGACGCCATGCTCGGGCTCGTGCAGGTGAGCCGCGGCGAGCTGTCGTCGGCGTGCGCCACACTTGACCGATCCATTTCGCAGCTGTCCCAAGGCTTTCCGTCGCCGTGGCTGCTGGTGGTGGCTGCCCTGCTGGCCCAGGCCGAGGGGGCGCGGGGCGACGGCGCGGCGGCCGGCGCGGCGTTGCGGCGTGCGGAGGAAACGTATGGACCCCACGTCGGGGTGTTTTTGCCCGAACTCGAGCTGGCCCGGGCCTGGGAGCGGGCAGCTGCCGGTGACACGTCGGCCGCCCAATCGCATGCGATGCAGGCGGCGCAGATCGCGCGAGCGGCCGCGATGCACGTGGCGGAGATGCGGGCGCGCCATGCCGCCGTTCGCTTCGGGGACCGGTCACAGGCCACCCGGGTGGATGAGCTCGCCCGAATGCTGGGCTCTTCATCGGCGCAAGCGGTCGCTGACCAAGCCCGCGGTCTGGCGCAGCACGACGGTGATCTGCTCGATGTCGCCGCGCACAAATTCGCCGATCTCGGTGCGTTGGCTTTTGCCGCCGACGCGTCGGCCCAGGCGGCCGGCGAGCATGCCCGGCGCGGCGAGCGGCGCAAGGAGGTCGAGTCGTCGAGCTGGGCCCATGCTTTGGCGGGCCAGTGCGGCGTGCGTACACCGGCGCTCGAGGCCGCGGCGCGCCCCCTTCCGTTCAGTGGGCGTGAACGTCAGATCGTGCTGCTGGTCGCGGCCGGATTGTCCAATCGTCAGATCGCCGACCGGCTGGTTATTTCGGTGCGCACCGTCGAGGGACACCTGTACCGGCTTTTCACCAAACTCGGCGTCAACAATCGCGACCAGCTCGTTCAGCTACTGAACCTGGATTGGTCCGCGACGCACGACGACGATTCGAGCACGTCATGA
- a CDS encoding MbtH family protein, with the protein MSTNPFDDDTCSFFVLINDEEQHSLWPAFADIPAGWQTVYGEADRAACLEYIEQNWPDIRPKTLRNRLAAARQASDR; encoded by the coding sequence GTGAGTACCAATCCGTTCGACGACGACACTTGCAGCTTTTTCGTCTTGATCAACGACGAAGAGCAGCACAGCCTATGGCCGGCGTTCGCCGATATTCCGGCCGGCTGGCAGACGGTTTATGGCGAAGCGGATCGCGCCGCGTGCCTGGAGTACATCGAACAGAACTGGCCCGATATCCGGCCGAAGACGCTGCGGAACAGGCTGGCGGCAGCGCGCCAGGCTTCTGACAGGTAG